The Sulfurovum riftiae genome segment GTTCGAACCAGTCGATCTTCTTTTGGGCAAAAGCTCCCCAAAATCCTTCATAGTCGTTCTTCGCGCTGTTCTGCAGGTACCAATACTGCTCCATGGATCCGATCCTTGCCTCTTTGGCCAATTCCGGGTTGGGTAGGTAAAGTTCTTTTAGCATATGTTTTCCTTTTGTTGGTTTCAATTATTTGTATTTAGTTTAACATAAATCATCACATTTTTAAACGTTTTTCCCAAAAGTATCCTAATTAGGACTAAATCACTCCTAATTGTTACTTCTTGGGACGCATGCCTATTTTATGCATCTCGCAAACGTGTCGTATGTTTCAACTTCAGATAGATCATTGCCGTCATCACTGCATCGTTCAGGGCATCATGCGCCTGGAGTTTCGGCAGTGCCAGATCGTCTATGATCGCCTCGAATCTTAAGTCAATGTTTCCCTGAGGAATTGTAGATATTTTTTTGTCGTAATAGATTGCTGAAACCTCCTCTTGTCTGTTGGGTAAAGTTATCCCCATCATCGGTTTTGTATATTTGTTTATCATGGCGACATCGAACTCCAGGTAGTACCCTGCAAGTGTTCTGCCCCCTATGAAATAGAGAAATTTCTCTATCGCCTCTTCTATGGGAATGGCATCTTCCAGGTCGCAGTGGCGGATCTGGTGTATCGTGATACTCTCATGGCTTATCTGCTTCTCCTGTCGTACAAAGAGATGCATTGCTTCATCTGTCAATATCCTGTTCTCTTTTATCTTGACCGCTCCGATGGAGATGATTTCATCTTTTTTTGGGTCAAGTCCCGTTGTTTCACAGTCAAAGACCACCACTTCTCCGCTCTGGTCCTCTTCGAACAAAAAAGCAAACCGCTCATCTTTCAGATGCTTTCGGTTCCATCTGTTTCTAAGCGTCCGGAACATCAGCTCACCATCGAAAGATGAAAGTGGTAAGACACTCTCTTTTTAAAGCTCTCTACCATTTTGAGTGCCTCTTTGAGTGTGTCTTTCTCCAGCTTGCTCAACTGCTTCAGTGCAATATAGTTGTCAGTCTCTTTCCCCTGCTCCATCTTCTCCAGTCTGGCATGCAGACGAAAGGTGTTGAGTACTTCAAGCGCTTCTATGAGGTTTACCGCATCCTCTTTGTTCATATAGCCCACATTGTTCAACACTTTGATACGCTCTGTCGTATTGGTCTTGGTGATGGCATGTTCCAGTGCCAAAGCCCTTACCCCATGTATCAGGGTAAAAAGTGCCCCTTTTTTGATATCGATCTCATCTTTATGGGCTTTGTCGGTGGAGATGAATCTCGAAAAGAGTCCTATAGGCGATTCGAAACTCTCAATGGGGCGTGCAAAATGTGGCAGGAATGTTTTGTGCTTCCCAACTTCTTCAAAAAGGTAGCTTCGCAATGCTTTGAAAAGCTCTATATTGCCGGCAACAGCAAAAGAGTCATAGAAGATCGCCAGGTCCATCAGCCCTTCCTGATCAGGATACTCTATCCATCTTCGTATACCTTCCCTGTATGCCTCGCCCGTTTTGGCCCATTTGGGGTTGATGACCATCACATTGCCTTCACATCGGGGAAATCCTATCTCGTCAAGTGCTTCGGTAAACTGCAGCAGGGTCTCCTCTTTGCCTTCGGGTTCAAAGCCATCCTCAAAGATCATGGCATTGTCCTGGTCGGTACGAAGTATCTGTTCTCCGCGTCCTTCACTTCCCATGAGTATGAGTGTACATTTTTTATGCCACGCTTTGGGGAAGATGAATTCGAAGAGCCTTGCATACATTTTCTTGTGCATCTCCGAGACCAGTCTTGCGATATAGCGTGACTTCACCCCCTTGAGATGCAGGGTCTTGATCATCACATCGATCCGTTTTGAAGCATCGATGACAGATTTGAGATCTTCCGCCTTTTCTATCTGGTTTCCGATGAGATGTGACTGGTTGGAGAAATAGCTCAACAGATCGATCAGGACAAGTACGCCTATGGGTTCATCGTTCAGGTCCAGTACGGGAAGGTGTTTGATGGAATTCCCTGTCATCAGAAGCAGTACATTGAAAAGCAGTTCCCCCTCATTTACCGAGATGATCGGATAGGTCTGAATGTCCGAGATCTGTGTAAGGTTCTGCTCTTCCCTGTGTAGAATGTATTTGCGCAGGTCTGCATCGGTCACGATGCCGTAGCCCACTTCGTTTTTCACAAGCAGGGCTACCGCCCTCTCCTCTTCCAGTATTGCAATAGCTTCCAGTATCGGCATTTTCGCATCGACGATACAGGCTGAACGCAAAATGGAACTTTCCACCCTGGCAACCATGATGTCCGCCATCTTGGCACTCTCTTTACGCTCCTTGATCATCTCTATACGCTCTACGATGGAAGAGAAGAAGTAGTTCTTGAAATCGGTATTCTCTTTACAAAGTGTCAGAAAGACCTCTTTGGGGATCTCATAACAGATCAGCTCTTCGGTCACCACATAGTCAAAGTCCGATTCCTGATCTTCGATCAGCTCGATACCACCGAACGTATCGTCCTGATGGTAGAGATCGACAAGTTCCTCCTCTTCTTTTGCTTCCACC includes the following:
- a CDS encoding 3'-5' exonuclease, which codes for MFRTLRNRWNRKHLKDERFAFLFEEDQSGEVVVFDCETTGLDPKKDEIISIGAVKIKENRILTDEAMHLFVRQEKQISHESITIHQIRHCDLEDAIPIEEAIEKFLYFIGGRTLAGYYLEFDVAMINKYTKPMMGITLPNRQEEVSAIYYDKKISTIPQGNIDLRFEAIIDDLALPKLQAHDALNDAVMTAMIYLKLKHTTRLRDA
- a CDS encoding putative nucleotidyltransferase substrate binding domain-containing protein; the protein is MIALLDRLKEHLPFSLLDETQQQAIEASAQIAYYPKKVQLIAAESRPETLYYIIKGLVEAKEEEELVDLYHQDDTFGGIELIEDQESDFDYVVTEELICYEIPKEVFLTLCKENTDFKNYFFSSIVERIEMIKERKESAKMADIMVARVESSILRSACIVDAKMPILEAIAILEEERAVALLVKNEVGYGIVTDADLRKYILHREEQNLTQISDIQTYPIISVNEGELLFNVLLLMTGNSIKHLPVLDLNDEPIGVLVLIDLLSYFSNQSHLIGNQIEKAEDLKSVIDASKRIDVMIKTLHLKGVKSRYIARLVSEMHKKMYARLFEFIFPKAWHKKCTLILMGSEGRGEQILRTDQDNAMIFEDGFEPEGKEETLLQFTEALDEIGFPRCEGNVMVINPKWAKTGEAYREGIRRWIEYPDQEGLMDLAIFYDSFAVAGNIELFKALRSYLFEEVGKHKTFLPHFARPIESFESPIGLFSRFISTDKAHKDEIDIKKGALFTLIHGVRALALEHAITKTNTTERIKVLNNVGYMNKEDAVNLIEALEVLNTFRLHARLEKMEQGKETDNYIALKQLSKLEKDTLKEALKMVESFKKRVSYHFHLSMVS